The Candidatus Binataceae bacterium nucleotide sequence TAATCTTTAACTAATCGCACCGCGAGGATATTCTCACGATGACAACGACGTAGCCTCAGCAAGAAACGGCAAGCTCATTTCGGGAGTCATTAGAACAACGACGAACTGGATTTCAGGTGACTATTTTCTTACTGGAATACTGGAACATACCGGCGTCTGGAGTGGTTACAAAACCATTGGAGCACAAGACTATGGCCATTGGTTAAGGCTATACGCTTTCGAGGACAACTCCACGCTGATACTTGTAGTGTCGATTCGCATTATGTAGTCTGAACGCCAGTTCAACTTGATAATTTTGTGGAAGGAGCCACTTAATGCCGAGAAGAAAAGCTACCGGTTCTGCTTTCCAGCAGGTACAGGTTCAAGCACAAGCGCTGCTCGCCGGTCTCAAAAGAGATATTTCCGCCAAAGAGACTGAACTGAGTCGCCTGAAGGACGAGTATTCGCGTCTGAGTTCACTGGTTGGTGGCGGTGGCGCGCGCCGTGGACGTCCGCCCGGCTCCGGTGCGGCGAAGGCTGCAGTTGGCCGCCCGGCGGCCGCAGCATCGGCAGCAAGTGGTAGCGGCCGTATCAACTGGCGCACCGTGCTCGAGCAACTGCCCAAACAGTTCAAAGCCTCGGATGTACGCGACGTGCGCGGCCTCAAGGGCAAGCGCCCTTCAGAGATCTTCGCGGCAATCACACGCTGGATCGACGGTGGGATGGCCAAGCGCAAGGCGCGCGGAGTATACGAGAAAGCGTAATTCCTTTTGCGCCTGACCAGGCGCGCCAGACATCAACTTTCAAAGGGGCGGCACGACGTAACACGTCGCGCCGCCTTCGTTTATTTTTATCTTCGAAACACAGACCGCCTCGCGCAGTCTGGCGCTAACATATTGTCCAAGCTCGCCAGACATAATAGTCAATTCTCTTCTGCATGGATGCCTCTCTTTATCCTGGAAGAAAGGACCAGGAAGGAGAGAGATCAGATCAAAACCAAAAGACGTTGCGCGTCTCATTCACTCCGCCTAGGATCAACGAGCTGAAACACGGCGCCGAGCGCATTCGCTCCAGGCTTGGAAACCACCCCTCTGCGAGACCCAATAGTGGCAATTAAGACGATTGAATGGCACGCCGATACAGTACGGATGATCGATCAACGCCTGCTGCCGACGCGTGAAGTAATTCGTACCTATCGCGACTATCGCGGCGTCGCTGACGCGATTCGCACTATGGTAGTACGAGGCGCACCCGCGATCGGGGTTGCCGCTGCGATGGGCGTAGCGCTCGGCATAAAAGGCTATTCGGGCGAGCGCGCACTCAAGCGTTTCGAGGTCGTAGCGCGAACGCTCAAGGCAACGCGTCCGACTGCGGTCAATCTGGCTTGGGGCGTCGAGCGCATGCGCCGCGTGCTCAAGGACAATCTGTCGCTCGACGCTGTCAAGCTTTTTCGCCGGATGCGCGAGGAAGCAATCGCGGTCTACAAGGAGGACCTCGCGATTAATCGATCGATGGGCCGTTTCGGCGCCGAGCTGGTGCCCGACGAGGCTACTATTCTCACTCACTGCAATGCCGGCGCGCTCGCGACCGCTGGCTATGGCACCGCGCTCGGAGTGGTACGCGCCGCGCGTGAGGCTGGAAAGAAAATTGAAGTCTATGCCGACGAGACGCGCCCATTCCTTCAAGGCTCGCGGCTGACCGCCTGGGAACTACACAAGGATCGCATCCCGGTAACGATAATCGCCGATAACATGGCAGCGAGCGTGCTCGCTAAAAAGCACGTCAACTGTGTCATCGTCGGCACCGATCGCACCGCGGCCAACGGCGACGTCGCGAACAAGATCGGCACCTATCCACTCGCCGTCATGGCGCGCCGCCACGGCGTGCCCTTCTACGTCGCCGCGCCGCTTTCCTCGATTGATCTCGATTGTCCCGACGGTGCGTCGATTCCGATCGAAGAGCGCGCAGCGCGTGAGCTTACTGAGTTTGCGGGCAAGCAAATTGCGCCGAAGGGCGTAGACACCTTCAATCCCGCGTTCGATGTAACCCCGGCCGAGCTGGTCACGGCGATCATCACCGAACGCGGGATTGCCTATCCGCCCTATTCCGAAAGCCTGCGCAGGCTCAAAGAAGGCTGAAATCTTACTCGCTCAAATGGTCCAGATACTCTGACAGCCCGTAACCAATTTTGCCGTCCCAGTTCCATTCGGTCATGCCTTCGGCGATGCGCGTGACCATCCCGGCGCGGCGATTGCGCAACGGGATCATGCCGATCACTTTGCCGGTAATGACTATTGGTTGGGCGCCTTCCTCAGTCTGACATGTGACCTTGATTCGATCGTGCAGGTTCTGCTCGCCGGCAAAATCGGTCTCGATATCGACCTTGACGATATTGAGATTGGGCTGGCCCTTGCGCGCGATGAATCCGCCCGGCCGCACGGAATCGTCGCGATTCACGGTAACGGTAGCCATTCCGCCGAGATCCTCGTCGAAGTTCATCGTCAGCCATCGATAGTATTTCGGCGCCTGCCAGTAGCGCGGCCCCCAACTGTGATCGCGAAGCCCGAGGCCGTCGATCTTGAATTCATTGGTGCCGCCGCCCTTCGCGCTCAGCGTTAGAGTTCCGGTCGCACGGCCGAGCTGTTCAAGATGTCCCTTGGCGAACTGCTGTTCGGGACTACCGCTAGTCTGTGGCGCTACCCATCCATTCTCGGTTTTCTCGCGCAGCTCGCCGCCCCACCCGGGACACGTCGCGCGATAGTCAAACTCGAAATTCACCGTCGCATACGGATTGTTCTTGAACGCGACCGCCGGCTCCGCCATCTCGAGCGGATTCTTCAGTATGCAAACTTTCCCGGAATAGCTGATTCGATGATGCTCGAATGGCTTGATAACCTCGAACTTCGCACCGCCCGCGTTGTGCGCATTGTTGTCCTTGATCTCCGGACGCTGGAACATGAATCCTACTGTGCCATCCGGCAGGTACAGGCAGACCGTCATCTCGGCGTAGCCTTCGTTGGGCCGATTGCCCAGGCGCATGAATCCGCCGATGCGCCCCTTGCGATCGTAAAAATTGTAGTAGGCACTCTCGTTGAAATTGGTTTCCCCCGTGTTGGGGTGCATCAGGTCGTCCTGCTCGAGCAGCACTACTTTTCGCTCTGCCATTTTCGATCTCCTTGCGTGAGTAACAGGTCACCCTTTTTGGTTGGCTATTGTTTTTGGCGCGCGGCGAGATCCGCCTCGATATAGCGCGGATTTGCGATTCTCAATTTGTCTTCGACCGCCTGGCGCACCACTTTCAAAGTCTCGGCGCGGAATGCCCCATCGTCAACTTCGCCAGCGCGAATTTTCTCACTCAGTTCCTCGTTCAGTTTCATTGCCGTCTTGTGCAGGTCGTCAAGGCTATGCAAATGCGGTTTCTCATGACCGAGCAGCGCGGCGAGCGCCTTCACTTCGTTCCGCGTCACGGGATCCTCCATCTGGATCTCGCGCGCGACGATTCGCATCACGTTCGCCACCACTCGCACCTGGAACTGCCGCGCGCCCTGGATCGCGGGAATGACCTCGCGATCGACAAAATCCGCCGCCGCTTCGAGCAACTCAACTGAGGTTGGTCGGTCCTGCATATTTTACTTCCCGATCGCGCGCGCGATCACACGCCCTCAATCAGATTGAGCAATTCGAGCTCCGTCTCCGCCGTGCGGCGGCCGATACTCGCGAGCTCAACGCTCTTGACGAACCCGTCGAGATGAGTGCGCGATTGACTGATGGTGATTATTCCCCATCTGAGATTTCCGAACACTTCCCAGAATCTCACCGCCTCCGGCGATACCGGAAATCCGCTCGCTTTCTCATACGCCGCGAAGAAATCCTCGCGCGTGCCGAGCCCGCCAACCGCCATGCGATCGTTGCCGAAGCGCCACGCCCGCACGCACATCCATCCGACGTCTTCCATTGGATCGCCCAGATGCGCGAGCTCCCAGTCGAGAATCGAGCGCACACCTTCGGGCCCAAAAATCACGTTGCCGATTCGATAGTCGCCATGAACCAGCGCCGTGCGCGGCGTTTTCGGGATTCGCCCGAGCAGCCAGCGAAATGCGAGCTCGAACGCGGGATGAGGTTCGAGCGTGAGCTGACGGTAGTTTTCCTCGTAGCGCCGGACTTCGGTGAAGGCGGCGTTGTCGCCGGGCTCGGCCAGAAAATCGAGACGATGCTTCTTCGCGTCGATGCGATGAATTCGCGCGAGAATCTCCGCGAGCTGTCCCGGCATCGCCTTGCGCGCCGGGGCATATTCCTCATCGCGTAGGAGCCGCCGCGCGATTGTCTCGCCATCGATGCGCTGCATAACGAAGAACGGCGCGCCGAGCGCAGTCGAATCTTCGCCCAGCCACAGCACCTCGGGCACGGGCACACCTTCTTCGAAGGCGGCGCGCAGCACGCGAAACTCCGCGGCACGGGAAGTATCGATTCGATGCTCACCGGGATCGCGTCGCAATACCAGGCCGCGCTGCTCGGTCTTACCGCCGCGCTCGAGGCTCGCCTCGAACGTCCAAATTTCACGCGACGCGCCGCCCGCCATGCGCCGGAAGTTTTCGATCGTAACGCGATCGTACTTGCCCTGCGCGCGAATAAATTCTTCGAGTCGCAGCGCGATTTCCTGAGGTTCCATGCTCCGCCTTCGTTCGATGTCCAACCGGGAATAAATAGCATGAATATGCGTCGGCGCGCAGGTTACGAGAGAATGTCAGTCGACGCCGATTCGTTGCGCGATTCCGTCGCCCATCAAATTGAAACCGAGAATCGCGAGTCCAATCGCGACTCCGGGCGCGGTCGTCAGATGCGGCGCGACGAGCAGGAACGCGCGGCCCGCGTCGAGCATATTGCCCCAGCTCGGTGTCGGCGGCATCGCACCGAGGCCGAGGAACGAAAGCGCGGTCTCCGCGCCGATGATCCCGCCGATACCGAACGTCGCCTGCACCGCGAGCGGGCCGGCAACTCCCGGCAGCAGATGACGCAGCATCACGCGCGCCGGCCGCGCGCCCAGCGTTTCGGCCGCGACGACATAGTCGCGCTCGCGCAGGGTGAGAATCTCGCCGCGGACGATTCTGGCGTAGCCAGTCCACCCCATCGCGACCAGCGCGATTATCAAGTCGATCAGCCCAGGTCCAAGAATGGCGGCCAGCGCGATAGCCAGTAAAATTCCGGGAAACGCGAGTACGATATCCACGCCGCGCATGATGAGGTTGTCGATTCGCCCACCGGCTAGCGCCGCGGCCGCTCCGATGAGCGTTCCGAGAACCGCGGAGATAGTCACGACGCCGACCGACACGCCCAGCGACAGGCGCGCGCCCCATAGTATTCGCGCCAGCACGTCGCGCCCGAGCTGATCGCATCCCAAGGGATGCGCGAGACTTGGCGCCGCGAGCGCCTTGGCGAGATCGATCGCATCGGGATCGACGTGCACAGCCAGCGGCCCCGCAATTGCGCAGATAACAAGAATAGTCACGAGCGCCACGCCAACTATCAGCGACGGACTACGGGCGCTCACGAATACCTCACGCGCGGATCGATGAATGCGTACGTCAGATCAGTGAGCAGGTTGACGACGACGTAGGTCATCGCGAACGTCAGCACGCATCCTTCGACCAGCGGGTAGTCGCGCAGGTTGATCGCGCTGATGAGCAGGCGTCCGAGGCCCGGCCACGAAAATATGATTTCAGTGATCAGCGCGCCGCTTAGCAGCCCGCCGATCTGCAAGCCAATCAGAGTGACTACCGACGTGAGCGAGTTGCGCAGTCCGTGTCTTAGCAGCGCGGCGCGCGGCGTCAGGCCTTTGCTGAGCGCCGTGCGCATGTAATCACTTTCGCGAACGGTGATGAGGCTCTGCCGCAGCATCCGTGCGAGGATCGCGGCGAGCGCGGTGCCGAGCGTGATCGCAGGCAACACCAGATGTGCGAAACCGCCGCGTCCCGTCAGCGGCAGCCATCTCAGATCGAGCGAGAACACGATCATCAGCAGCGGGCCAAGATAAATATGGGGAATGGAGATTCCCGCGATCGCGAATCCCATCGAGGCCACGTCGCCGGCGCCGCCCGGCTTGGCGCCCGCGATAAATCCCAGCGGAAATGCGATCGCGATCGCGACCAGCATGCCCGCGCCCGCGAGCTCAAGCGTCGCCGGATATCGCTCGGCAATTAGACTGCTGACGGAACGGCGAAATGTAATCGACTCGCCCAAATCGCCATGCAGCAGGCCGCACAAGAACGAGACGAACTGCTCCGGTAGCGGACGATCGAGACCAAGGCGATGCCGCATGCCTTCGATATCAGCCTGCGGCGCCGTGTCGCCAAGCATCGCGACGACAGGGTCGCCCGGCACAAGATGAATGATCAGGAAGGTCAGAGTCGCGACGCCGATCGCCACGGGAATCACCGCTGCGATGCGGCGAACGATATAGCCAGTCAATTCGGATTCTCCGGCGGTGCGATTCGAACGGTGGCGAGCGAACGGAGGCTGCCACTTGGTGTCGGTTCGAAGCCGCTGAGATCGCGATTCATCACGATCACGATATCGTCCCACCAGAGCGACACGTAGGGCAGCTCATCGGCGGCAAGTTGCTGGACTTGCCCGTATATTTTGCGCCGCGCATCGACATCCAGCGTCGTCCGGCCGGCGTCGAGCAGACGATCCATTTCAGGATTCGAATAATGCCCGCGATTCATGCCGATCGGCGGCATCATCTTCGAATCGAAAATCGAATAGTAATGATCGGGATCGCTGAAACCGACCCATTGCAGCGACATGAGATCGAAATTGCCGTGCTGCACGTCGCTATAGAAAGTCGCGAATTCGTTGGAGCGGATATCAAGTTCGATTCCCACCCGCTTCAGCATCGCCTGCAGGGCGGTCGCAAAACGAAGCTGCTCAGGCGTCGTTTTGTAAATGAAGCGCAGGTTCCGCATGTTATCCGCGCCGACCGAATATCCCGCTTGCTCGAGCAGTTCGCGTGATTTCGCGGGGTCGAAAGGATACTTCGCAACGTCACCATCGTAGGCCCAGTTTTGCGGTGACAGCAGTCCACTCGCGACCCGCGCCGTGCCCAGCATCATCGAGTTGACAATCGCATCGCGATCGATCGCATACGCAATCGCGCGGCGCACGCGGGCATCGCGCAGGCGCGGATCGTTGAAGTTGAATGCCACGTAGCGATAGCTCGTGCCGGGCGATTTTATGATCTTGAGTTGCGGCTGCGTTGATAGATACGGCAGGACCTCAGGCTGAATATTGTTTTCGGAAAAATCGCAGATGCCTTCGGTGAGTTCGAGTGCGCGCACCGTCGGATCAGGCACAACTTTAAACAGAATCATGCGCGGCGAATCGGCCGTGGCTCGATAATATGGATTACGCTCGAGCACGACCGATTCGTCGCGATGAAAACTCACCATCCGAAATGGACCCGCCCCCGCTGGCGCGACCGATCCTGATTTTCCGGGCAGCGGAGTCCCCACCGGCACGATTTCCTGCATCGCGCTCGTGAGCGCCGGCGCATATGGTCCGTCGGTAGCCATTACGACAGTGTAATCGTCCGGCGCGTCTATAGACTTGATATGCATCAGCGCGCCGCGCTTCGGCGACGCGTTCGCGGGATCGAGTATCGAGTCGAAAGTAAACTTGATGTCGCGCGCCGTGACCTCGCGCCCGTCACTGAATCGCACGCTATGCCGCATATGAAAAACAATCTGCTCGGCGCCGCGTCGCTCGTAGCTCTCAGCCAGATGCGGTTCGAATCGGCCGTGATTATCCAGCCGCACCAGCGAATCGAACACCAGCTCGTTGATGCGCGACGAGTAAACATCGGTGGCGAAGCGAGGATCGGTCGCTTGCGGCGAAGTCTCGATATCGACCTGGATCATTCCCACCTGGCGATGCCGATCGGCGCGGCTGCAGCCGGCGAGAGAGCCCACAAGCACGAGGCATACGAGTAATGTCAGTGCATGCAACCTTTTGGTCCCGCCGGGGCCTTGGGAAATCACGATTGCGGGCGATAATAGCAGAGCGGCCGCTTTTTGGCCGACCGAGGTGCCCGATGCAAAGCGGCTGGCGCTCCAGGATCACGATTCGCCGGGGCGACATAACGGATTCCGACACCGACGCGATCGTCAACGCGGCCAATAACGATCTCGTCCTCGGCGCGGGCGTGGCTGGGGCAATTCGCCGCAAAGGCGGCCCGTCGATCCAGGCCGCATGCGATCGGATCGGGCCGATTCCGCTCGGCGACGCGGCGATCACCGGCGGCGGTAACCTCAAGGCGCGCCACGTGATTCACGCCGCGAGCATGCGCCTCGGCGGCACCACGAGCGAGAGCAACCTGCGCTCCTCGACACGCAAATCGCTTTGCGTCGCGAATGAGCAGGGACTCAAATCGATAGCCTTTCCCGCGATCGGCACCGGCATCGCGGGATTCCCGCTCGATCGTTGCGCCGAGGTGATGCTCGCCGAGGTCCGCGAACATCTATCGCGCACCTCATCGCTCGAGCGTGTCGAATTCGTGCTCTTCGACGACGCGGCGCGCGAGACCTTCGAGCGAGCTCTCAAATCGATGAATGACTGACTATTCAGGGGCAATTAGACCATCAGAATATTATCAATTCGTTACGGAGCCGCTTTGCCCGCCATCTTCGAGCAAACTTCCGCAGCACTCGCGAAAACGACAACTCTCGTTCATCATCCTGCAACATTGATCCTGTTGATAATTAGCCAGGAAGTGCGGAGCGCGGGATTTCGTCGGCGCGGAGGCGGGCCGTGGATGACTTCGGAGAGCTTGGCAGTTATTTTTCTAGCATGCGGCTGGCCGCGATCGACGTAGGTTCGAACTCTGTCCACATGATCGTCGCCGATGTGACCCGCGAGGGACACCTCGAGGTGGTCGATCGGGTCAAGGAGATGGTGCGCCTTGGGCGGCGCTCTTTCACCACTGGACGGCTCACCCAGGAATCGATGGACTTGGCGGTGCGCGCGCTTGGCAACTTCAAGCGCATCGCACGCGTGCGCCGCGTCGACAAGATTCGCGCCGTCGCAACCAGCGCGGTCCGCGAGGCGCGCAATCGCGGCGAATTTATCCGGCGGCTGCGGCGCGAAACTGGAATCCCGGTCGAAGTTATCTCCGGCATCGACGAGGCGCGGCTCATCTTCCAGGCCGCTCGCCATGCGCTCGGCCTCGAGGGCGGCCCCTACCTGCTCTTCGACGTCGGCGGCGGCAGCGTCGAGCTGGTACTGGTGCAGGACGGCAAGCCGATCTGGATGCGTAGCGTGAAGCTCGGCGCGGCGCGGCTCACGGAGCGCTACCTCCCCGACGATCCACCGACGCGCGAGCAATTGAAGCGTCTCCGCACGCATCTGGAGCGGCAGATCGGCGCGCTTATGCGCAAGGCGAAGCGCGCCGGCGTCGTCCGCGCGATCGGCACTTCGGGCACGATCAATACGATGGTCGCGATGGCGCGTGCCGCTCGCGGCGAAGAGCTCGGCCGGCTGCATGGCGCGAACGCATCGGCAGCCGAGATCTCGCATCTCGCCGAGCAATTGGTCGAAGCCAACGCCTCGATGCGCTCGGAGCTGCCGGGGATCGACGCCAAGCGCGTTGACCTGATGCCTGCGGCGGCGGCGCTGATCGATTTCGTGCTTACCAAGTCCGGCGCGCCCGAGCTGATGGCATGCTCGTGGGCGTTGCGCGAAGGCGTGCTGCTGGGGTTGGCGAAGGCGGTGAATGCGCGATCGGCGTACGACGTGCGGCGCCGCTCGGTTAATGCGCTCGCGACGAGATTCGCCGGAGCCAACGATCACGGGCGGCAGGTCGCGAAACTCTCGATGCAGCTTTTCGACGCGACCGCGGGTGTGCTCGGCATCTCAAAGGAATCGCGCGAACTGCTCGAATACGCTGCGCTCCTGCACGATATCGGCCACGCCATCGATCATGACCGCCACAATCGTCACTCGTACTACCTGATCAAGAACGCCGAGCTGTTCGGCTTCGATCCCGAAGAAGTCGAGGTGATCGCGCAGTCGGCGCGTGGGCATCGCAAGCAGGCACCCAAGCTCGATTCTCCCGAGCTGAAGGCGCTGACCGCGTCCAGGCGCAAGCTGGTCCGCGCCTTTGCCGCGATCCTGCGTATCGCGGACGCGCTCGATCGCAGCCACTTCGGCATCATCAGGAATGTCGAGGTCAAGTACACTCCTGGCCGCGTGATCGTCGGCGTGGATTCGCGGCGCGAGAAAGCCGACCTCGAGCTCTGGACCTGCGAGCGCCGCACCGATCTGCTGGCGCGCCTGATGGAACGCCAGGTCGTCCTCGAGCGCTAGTTATCAGACCTCCACTGCCTGTTTACGCCGGCTCCTGAAAATTTATTGACAAAGTTGTTTCCAAATCGCGAACACTGCGCGACAATGGGCTCGCCGCTTAGATTGATTCGTGGGCGGGCTCAGAGGAGTGCGGTGAACGAAGAGACGCGACCAGCTACGCCAACCAAGCTTCAGCTATCGTCGACCGATACGCTCGTCAAGTCGGCAATCAGCTCGATAACCTTCTATTGCGACGCGATGAAGCGGCAGCACGACGCCGCAGTCGCGGGCCAGATCGAACCCGTCCATCAGCTTCGCGTCTCATCGCGCCGCCTGCGTGCCGCGATTGAACTTTTCTCGGGCGTGCTCTATGCCTCGGCGCTGAAGATCTACCGCCGCGATATTCCGTGGATCGCCGGAGAGGCTGGCGCAGTTCGCAACTGCGACGTGCTCGAAGAACTCTTCAAGGAGCGTGCGGCTAAACTCGATGTCACCTTGCGCAACGCCCTCGGCCCGATAATCGAAGCGATCGTCGCCGAGCGCAAAGCCGCGCATACCCTGCTCGTCCAGGAACTGTCGAGCAAGCGCTACTCGGCGCTGATGGGGAAGCTATCGTCGCCGCCGGTCAAAACCGCCCGCGGCCGTGCCAAGCTCGGCATCGCGGCGCCCGATCTGGTCGGCCCGATGGTCCGCGGCATCAGGAAGAAAGGAAAAAAGCTCGCCGAGGACGCGCCGCCGGAGATCTTTCACAAGCTGCGCGTGCGCATCAAGCGCCTGCGCTATGCGCTCGATATGCTCGCGCCCCTTGCTGGCAAGCATCATCGGAAAACCCTCATGCGGCTCGAGGAAATGCAGGAGCTGCTCGGCGCCTACAACGACACCGTCGTTGCGATCGGGTGGCTGCACTCGTTCGCGGCAACGTCTGGTGCGCCACCGGCGACGATTCTCGCGGCCGGCGGCCTCATCCATTCGCTCGGCGCGCGCGCCCGCAAGCTGATGCGCCAGGGTCTCAAAGCGTGGCAGCGCTTCGAACGCTCGGGAGTTCTCGACGACGCAGTCCTCGAATTTAACGACACCGCGGAAGATCTCGCTGACGCCGAGCGCAAGGCAGTTCGCCTCGCCGCCGAGCAGGCGAGAGCTTCCGCGCAAGAGGCCGCCAGCGATTCCCAAGTTGCGCCGCTTCCCGGCGCTTCGGTTGCATCCGCTGCCGATCCCGTGACCGACGTATCGCAACCCGCCGATCCACCCGGCAGTTCGACCGCGCTCGTTGTGATCGAAAACGCTGAGCCGCAAGGTGACGCTCCGTCGCCGCCGAAATCCGACGATACGGAACACGCGGCATGATGCTCTACATCCTCAGGCACGCAACCGCCGAAGACGCGCGGCCCGGCGGCGACGATGGCGCGCGGCGGCTCACCGAACGCTCGCGCGAGAAGATGAAGGGCGCGGCCGGCGGTTTCAAAAGTCTCGATCTCAAGCTCGACGCGATCCTGACGAGTCCCCTGCCCCGCGCCCAGGAGACCGCCGACATCGTCGCGGCGGCGTACAACAACACTCCGGCGCCGCAAGTGCTGCCGGAGCTCGGCACCGGCGCCGCGCCCTCGGAAGTCGTCTCAGCGCTGCGGCATTTCGCCAAGCTCGACAGCGTGATGATCGTCGGTCACGAGCCGCAACTGAGCGCGCTCGCGTCGCTGCTGCTCACCGGCTCACCCGCGGGAGTACATGTCCTGCTGCGCAAGGGCGGGTGCATCGCGCTCGACCTGCCGACGCGCTTCGAGCGCGGCGGCGCCGAGCTGCACTGGATGATGTCGCATCGGCAATTGCGCAAATTGCGCAAGTGATCAGCGCAAGAGCGGCAGCCTCACGCCTGCGGTGACGAGGGCGCCGCTCGCCACGCCCATCAAGGCTTCGCCCGCCACGAGCCCGGCCGCGAACAAGAGTCCCGGTCCCGCCTCGCGCGAATCGTTCGGCGACGACAGCTCGCGCAACAGCGCGCCGAGCGCGATCGCGACGCTAAGACCAAACGGCAGGTAGAGACCAAGCGCGACGGGCATGATCGGCGTGCGCCACTTCGCCCCGCGCCGCTCAAGTTGCCGATCGACAATTGCGAGCAGGACCGCGAGCGCGGCGCCGACGCTGATCGTCAGCCATGGCAGGCCGCCGGCGAAGACTCCCTGCGCGACTTTCGCCATCAGAAACGCTTGCGGCGCTGAGAGCGCACCGTTCCTGGCGGTCGCCGTGCCCGCGATTCCATAGCCGCTGATGAGCAGGTTTAGGATCGGCGCCATCAAAAACGACGATGCGATTGCTCCTGTCAGCACGCCGATTTCGAGATTGCGCGGCGTCGCACCAACGTGGTGCCCGGTCGCGAGATCGTGCAACGAATCACCCGCCATCGCGGCCGCGGTGCAAACGATCGCGCCGACTGAGATCGCGAGCGCCGGCCCGACATCGCGTGTGACACCCATCATCTGGAGCACGAGTGCGACGGCGAGCAGCACGATCACCGTCACACCCGACACGGGATTGTTCGACGCGCCAACAATCCCGGTCAGATAACCGGCGATCGCCGTCGCGAAGAACGCGATCACGATAAGCGCGACGGCGAGCGTCAGGCTGAGTGCGAGCGATGCGCCGAGCGCGAGGCTGATCGCGAAGATGACGGGCGCGCACATCGCAACGGCGCCGACTACGATCGGCGCTGGTAAATCAGTATCTTCGCGCGCGGTCACCGCCGTATGACGCTCGCGAATCGCCACGAGGCTGTCGCGTATCGCCGCGCCGATACGCACTCTCAGCCGCCACAGCGTGACAAGTCCGCCGACCAGCATCGCGCCAACGCCGAGATAGCGCACCTGCCCGCTCCAGACCCGCGAAGCCGCCGTTACCGCATCAATTGTCGATGAGGAATGATGACTC carries:
- the mtnA gene encoding S-methyl-5-thioribose-1-phosphate isomerase, with the protein product MAIKTIEWHADTVRMIDQRLLPTREVIRTYRDYRGVADAIRTMVVRGAPAIGVAAAMGVALGIKGYSGERALKRFEVVARTLKATRPTAVNLAWGVERMRRVLKDNLSLDAVKLFRRMREEAIAVYKEDLAINRSMGRFGAELVPDEATILTHCNAGALATAGYGTALGVVRAAREAGKKIEVYADETRPFLQGSRLTAWELHKDRIPVTIIADNMAASVLAKKHVNCVIVGTDRTAANGDVANKIGTYPLAVMARRHGVPFYVAAPLSSIDLDCPDGASIPIEERAARELTEFAGKQIAPKGVDTFNPAFDVTPAELVTAIITERGIAYPPYSESLRRLKEG
- a CDS encoding DUF6285 domain-containing protein: MQDRPTSVELLEAAADFVDREVIPAIQGARQFQVRVVANVMRIVAREIQMEDPVTRNEVKALAALLGHEKPHLHSLDDLHKTAMKLNEELSEKIRAGEVDDGAFRAETLKVVRQAVEDKLRIANPRYIEADLAARQKQ
- a CDS encoding phosphotransferase family protein, encoding MEPQEIALRLEEFIRAQGKYDRVTIENFRRMAGGASREIWTFEASLERGGKTEQRGLVLRRDPGEHRIDTSRAAEFRVLRAAFEEGVPVPEVLWLGEDSTALGAPFFVMQRIDGETIARRLLRDEEYAPARKAMPGQLAEILARIHRIDAKKHRLDFLAEPGDNAAFTEVRRYEENYRQLTLEPHPAFELAFRWLLGRIPKTPRTALVHGDYRIGNVIFGPEGVRSILDWELAHLGDPMEDVGWMCVRAWRFGNDRMAVGGLGTREDFFAAYEKASGFPVSPEAVRFWEVFGNLRWGIITISQSRTHLDGFVKSVELASIGRRTAETELELLNLIEGV
- a CDS encoding ABC transporter permease, with translation MSARSPSLIVGVALVTILVICAIAGPLAVHVDPDAIDLAKALAAPSLAHPLGCDQLGRDVLARILWGARLSLGVSVGVVTISAVLGTLIGAAAALAGGRIDNLIMRGVDIVLAFPGILLAIALAAILGPGLIDLIIALVAMGWTGYARIVRGEILTLRERDYVVAAETLGARPARVMLRHLLPGVAGPLAVQATFGIGGIIGAETALSFLGLGAMPPTPSWGNMLDAGRAFLLVAPHLTTAPGVAIGLAILGFNLMGDGIAQRIGVD
- a CDS encoding ABC transporter permease, translated to MTGYIVRRIAAVIPVAIGVATLTFLIIHLVPGDPVVAMLGDTAPQADIEGMRHRLGLDRPLPEQFVSFLCGLLHGDLGESITFRRSVSSLIAERYPATLELAGAGMLVAIAIAFPLGFIAGAKPGGAGDVASMGFAIAGISIPHIYLGPLLMIVFSLDLRWLPLTGRGGFAHLVLPAITLGTALAAILARMLRQSLITVRESDYMRTALSKGLTPRAALLRHGLRNSLTSVVTLIGLQIGGLLSGALITEIIFSWPGLGRLLISAINLRDYPLVEGCVLTFAMTYVVVNLLTDLTYAFIDPRVRYS
- a CDS encoding ABC transporter substrate-binding protein, with translation MHALTLLVCLVLVGSLAGCSRADRHRQVGMIQVDIETSPQATDPRFATDVYSSRINELVFDSLVRLDNHGRFEPHLAESYERRGAEQIVFHMRHSVRFSDGREVTARDIKFTFDSILDPANASPKRGALMHIKSIDAPDDYTVVMATDGPYAPALTSAMQEIVPVGTPLPGKSGSVAPAGAGPFRMVSFHRDESVVLERNPYYRATADSPRMILFKVVPDPTVRALELTEGICDFSENNIQPEVLPYLSTQPQLKIIKSPGTSYRYVAFNFNDPRLRDARVRRAIAYAIDRDAIVNSMMLGTARVASGLLSPQNWAYDGDVAKYPFDPAKSRELLEQAGYSVGADNMRNLRFIYKTTPEQLRFATALQAMLKRVGIELDIRSNEFATFYSDVQHGNFDLMSLQWVGFSDPDHYYSIFDSKMMPPIGMNRGHYSNPEMDRLLDAGRTTLDVDARRKIYGQVQQLAADELPYVSLWWDDIVIVMNRDLSGFEPTPSGSLRSLATVRIAPPENPN
- a CDS encoding macro domain-containing protein → MQSGWRSRITIRRGDITDSDTDAIVNAANNDLVLGAGVAGAIRRKGGPSIQAACDRIGPIPLGDAAITGGGNLKARHVIHAASMRLGGTTSESNLRSSTRKSLCVANEQGLKSIAFPAIGTGIAGFPLDRCAEVMLAEVREHLSRTSSLERVEFVLFDDAARETFERALKSMND